One stretch of Centroberyx gerrardi isolate f3 chromosome 13, fCenGer3.hap1.cur.20231027, whole genome shotgun sequence DNA includes these proteins:
- the LOC139923324 gene encoding inositol monophosphatase 1-like, with protein MADWTECLNFGVSIAKQASEIVLAAFQQKKEVMLKSSPADLVTETDQRVEKILISAIRDKYPQHKFIGEESVAAGERLELTDSPTWIIDPIDGTVNFVHRFPFVAISIAFAVNKQTEFGIVYSCVEDKLYCAQRGGGAFLNGEPLRTSGQEDISRCLVVTEIGAERDDLALSTMTSNIFRLLKLPVHGVRAVGTAAVDMCLVATGGADAYYHIGMHCWDIAASAIIIQEAGGVVMDTDGSQFDMMSRKVIAASSSAVANRIAQVVQAFPCRRDDEDLSKCVCGASGDHNTAENGV; from the exons ATGGCCGACTGGACCGAGTGTCTGAACTTCGGCGTCTCCATCGCTAAACAAGCCAGTgag atcgtCCTTGCTGCCTTTCAGCAGAAGAAGGAGGTGATGTTGAAAAGTTCTCCAGCTGATCTGGTGACAGAAACTGACCAGAGAGTGGAGAAGATCCTCATCTCCGCCATCAGAGACAAATACCCCCAACACAa GTTCATCGGGGAGGAGTCTGTAGCTGCCGGAGAACGTCTGGAGCTGACGGACAGTCCGACTTGGATCATCGACCCCATCGATGGAACTGTCAACTTCGTCCACAG GTTTCCCTTTGTGGCGATCTCCATCGCCTTCGCTGTCAACAAGCAG ACGGAGTTCGGTATCGTCTACAGCTGTGTGGAGGACAAACTGTACTGCGctcagaggggaggaggagcgtTCCTCAACGGAGAACCGCTGCGCACCTCCGGACAGGAAG ACATCAGCCGGTGTCTGGTGGTGACGGAGATCGGAGCGGAGCGGGACGACCTGGCGTTGTCCACCATGACCTCCAACATCTTCAGGCTGCTGAAGCTCCCGGTCCACGG CGTGCGGGCGGTGGGGACGGCGGCGGTCGACATGTGCCTGGTGGCGACAGGAGGAGCCGACGCCTACTACCACATCGGGATGCACTGCTGGGATATCGCCGCCTCCGCCATCATCATCCAGGAGGCCGGAGGTGTCGTCATGGATACCGACG GTTCACAGTTCGACATGATGTCCAGGAAGGTCATCGCAGCGAGCTCCTCCGCTGTGGCCAATCGGATCGCGCAAGTGGTCCAGGCTTTCCCTTGTCGCCGTGACGACGAGGATCTATccaagtgtgtatgtggagcGTCCGGCGACCACAACACCGCCGAGAACGGAGTCTGA